The DNA segment ATACAtctgcagctttatttctgtttatagaAATAAGCACCATAAACACCTTCTCTTCTCTATCTAGAAGAAATGGCACattgctaatgaaaaaaagttctttgcaTTGCAATGAATACTGCAAAAAGCTCAGACGTGATAGCTGTGTTTTGTGCAAGCACTGAGTATTTAGGCAGCAAAATGCCTCCGAGGGTATTGGTAATTACCAAATTCAACCTGATAAAATTTGTACGAAAGGTTGATTAACATACTAAACAGTGAGGTTTGTTCTGTTCATTATGGGttgaagaataaataaaaatttgttttgcaaGGCACTTTCTCAGAAAACTctttatttctcagttttatCTCCCACATTATGAAGGATGCTATCAGGATGGATCTACATGCAGTTATTTCCTATTGAACAGAAGCCCCAAGTCATCCAAACGCTTTCCTCAAAGCCTCCTACATTTGTTCTGATGCTGCAAAAATCCACATGAGtagaatctgattttttttattccttttttgcCTGCTCTGCACTCCATTTATTCTGACTACTAGAAAGTCTTTAATATCCCCTCATACTACCAGGGCAAGTCaagttttcctgaaataattcttaccaaacaaacaaacaaacaaacaaagagagagacaaaaaaaggacagaacTGATGAGAAAAACCTTGCAAGGTATTTGcgtttaaaagaaaaatcaccctGGACATGAAGCCCAAACATTTCACTACTTAAATGTTAAATACAGCACACAAAGATTCAGAGAAAGCACACTGAAGTTCTAATACTACTTCTTAAAAGAATTCTCaactcactgaaaaaaactcGCCAGCCTAAACCCATTTAATCTATAACACCCTGTCTTGTTACTACAGACTTTGTctttctgctggcagagctTTCCTACCAAAGGCCTTAAAATATGTTTACGGAAATAACTTTTCTTCTAAGCTCTGAGACTCCTAAAATTGCCTACGCACACTCAAGAACTattcttctttcaaaacatgATGGCTAAAAGCTCTTAAGAGCTGTGATTCTTACATAGCATACAGTTGTGTGAGTTGGTAAGGTAGCAACAGTTACATGTTCTGCTAACATGCATCTTTTATTCTCATTATTCTTCCTGTAACATCACTGACTGTTGTCTATCACTGTTCCCAATACTTACACCTAAAACATTTCtatgaattaaaataacttttaatcAAAAATTTCTATAATCAGTCTTTCATTCCAGTTCTGTATGACTCCCATGATTCTCCTATCCCCAGGTTTTTGTAGATGGTTGGACCGTTACAACTTTGACAGAGAAGTCTCCTTTCCACTCAGCACTGAATCTGTGGCGTATCTACAGACACCTaggaaagcagcattttgttttagaaactaGACTTGCAGAGGAGACTGGTCCTCGTTCTTCATCATCCTTTTTCCTTACTACTTTATTTAGCTACAATCACCTGAAAGATGATCTGAATATAAAGTTTCTTGGAATTGCATTGGTTACCTTGAGAAGGTTGAGCAGGTGATACACCTGCGGGTTTTTGtactaaaaatctttcttttgctttcttgtctTACAATTTCTGTTGAAGTTTTCTACTTATCTGATGTACACAGTGTTGCTTTTACTAAATTTAGATAAAATGAGTTGCCACAGAGTACTTGGAACCTGTATTTTCAAGTTTGGTGAATATATCCATTCCATAGATATTAGCAAGTTATTAGTTTATTATggacaaaaaaaacaacccaaaaacaaaaactctGAGCAGTTATTTTTACGGGAGAGTGTTATACAGTAATTATACGTATTATACATAACATTGCAGTAAACTCTTGATTATCTGTCTTTGGCTCATCAACGAGGGGATTAACCAGCACTCACTTCAGGTATCAAATAGTGCATGACAGAAAATATATGGTCTTTGAACAAGGTCTCACTGCCTAGTGCTGTTCCAAGCTGTTCCTGTTCTTTACAGGAAATGTATCtgcagattttcaaaatcaaaatactaAATATGCTTGGGTAGCTTAATTTACACGTTttataaaaaacttttttttaatctgcattaTCTCACTGTGTCATTACACCAAGCAGTTGAAAGCAAATGTATTTGTACTTTTGCAAGAAAATGCATATAGCTGTAacgaggaggaaaaaaaaataattgaaatgtgATGTCATATTTGTATAATTATGTAGTACTTAGCATAAATTATTTGACATGCACCTTGCAAGAAATACCATATAAACTCCAAACATGTGTTCTCCTCTTAATCCCATCAGGTGTGATGCATATATGCATCCCACAAGCACTAGTATATTCTCAACTGGAATTTggaatgcaaaatattttttagccTCTCTTTGGTTTGGAAAGATGTGACAGGATAATACACCAACACTAATAAATGAATGATAACACAATGCGTTTTCCAGTAGTTGTGGTTTGGAGGCTTTTATCTGGCACCTAGGTGTACtaataatacaaaatttaaatatattttcagtatatCTAATTCAAACTGCATAATCTCCTGACGAACTATGCAGGCATTTTTATGTATCTACTACCTAAGGTAAGCAACTCTGTACATTTTTCTGCAATGATTAATCTACCAAGCTGCAAAAGAGGTCTTCAAGAAAAACCAAGTAAAACTCCTGAATTATGTATTAAAAACTAGGCTAACGATAATTTAAACTATTCTCATTGCTGCAGAACTAACTGCACATATAAAATGTATACCAACATATATCACAAGCACAAAGTCACATTCTTTTTATAGCTTACAAAAGATAACAGTTCTGGCTTACAGTCACACCACAACTTAACTTAAAAATAGGGATTGTTTATATCTTCTAAATGGACAAGATCAAAGATAATTTTGATAAGTGTAAATCtgagactgaagaaaattaaagtaagAAGGAAGGCTGGCATTATGCATTTCAAATGCCATCTACTTTATATTTTTGCAACATTTTACATGTATATCCACATTAAAATAGACACATCTACACACATActaataaagcttttatttttaaatagaaaaaaaaattaagatccTGCACAGCTAGAACTGCACACATCTAGAAGCTATAGGCCCCAAACTGGcaactgcagaaggaaaggctTAGGATGTACATTAGtttgaaagccaaaaaaagaatCATCCCCTCCAAACAGCACTACAACCACCCAAACATCACACTGCTCCCATCCAATTGTCCAGTGATGAGACTGCCTCTCAGAACTCGtttctgagaaaaatctgtggaCAATCAGGGCACAAAGTTTGCtctttgctgcatttgttttcttctgctattATTAAAATAAGCATAAGACCTCTTTCCTAAGATCTGAAAAGGGCTTTCAAATATCTCTAACATCCATTTATTAAATCCCCACCCAcataacatgaaaataattacatagtcatattactgtttttatttaacgTACGGCTCTTTATCATACAAtgtccttccttcctctcaACTGAAGGTGCACAACTAGCTAAAATTTTAGTAATATTAGAGATGAAGTAAGATTTATGATTGCATTAGTGCTAGTCACCTCAAAAGAAGGACGAAGTATCagcagaaaggggaaagagacaatctgcccagaaaaaaagatccaagtaaaacaaacaacagttaATTGCTATTGCTTTGTCCTGTggcagctgaaaacaaaattcatcTCCACAATAAGCTTTCAAGCAGACACATGGCTTCTCCTACAGGCTTCAAACCAGAGCTTCCATAAGAGGATATTACAAAGAGCtggattttaataaaaacttccttattttcttccttatactTGATTTTCCATAAAATTTATCCTGATATAGATCCTGCCACTAGGCACTCACTGCAgaatgacttttcttttttcagtagtaTGTATGTTCTACTTGCAAATAACCACCCTTGCCATTTATGAAGTCTGGGCTGCTTAttgcaggcagcccctgctgatcagaaaaaagtattattgTTGTTGAGGGACAAGGGAATAATGTGTGCATATAACCATGTTTTGTGTActatacttttaattttaaataagtatAATAAAAGACCAAAACATACTCACCTGCTTTGTTTATATCAAGCTCTGATAACTTTAAGGCTAGTTCACTAGAGTTCCCACCCGGAGAGGACACAAGTATGTCATGTAACGCATTTCTTCTACCTGTTCTTCCTGAAGCAATAAAGTCTGCATATGTAGATTCCACATCAGTCATTGCTAACAAATATCCACATAGCAGTACctggatggggtggggggagagaaaaacacaaaaccaacaacaacacTTAGACCACTAGAAAAACAGATGACATTATAGAACAGgaatataaattaaaagttCTTGTGGAGTAGATAGCAGTAAGCAGCAAAAGATGCCTCAGTCTCAAAATTTGGAGAAAGTAGAGAAGAAACAGAGTAGAGAGTAAAAAAAGGTATATGGATTTTATGCAATCTGTAttcaacagtattttaaacaacttcatttttcatactTCATAAAGCACTAGTGAGTACTTCATAAAAGCAATGACCTCAGCAACATAATTTCTTTATAGAGCCATCTCTGCTTTTAATATTAGCTAGGAAGTAGGAGGTAGGTAGGGGGTGGAACAAAGTTCTGCACAAAAACCACAGCATAAGGAGTAAGAAAGTACAAATTGATAATGCTTTGCATGCAGAGCACCGTGCTCATACACAGGCACAGCTATGTTTCTGTTAGTATGATTAGTTTTGGTATTGTATATAGCCCTCTTCAGACTCAACTAATTTATTTTGGTATGGCTGTTGCACCAAAGCAAATGCATTACCATAGTCACTGAAATGAGTGACATGCTAAACACAGCAAGCAGAACGGCTAAACTGTAATGCAGAGTTTAGAAAAGCAGTGCTTGGTAAGCTAGATATaaactcagaatttttttttcattagaaaaaaaatatttctcatgctATGATGGAAGAACGtgataaaatacattaatgtaAGATCTGCCAATGATACAAGGAAACTCCTATTTTGACCTCAGTAAGGGAAAGATCCCTGCTGAAGATCTGCTGTATCTGCTATAGATCTTACCtcatttggattttgttttctttttcttaatttatagAACTGTAAacagggcagggtggggggcagggcaCACTTTCTCCTGCTGATCTCACTGCTTTTATTGTAGTTCTATTTGTACTCATCTAAGATTTCCTGCAGAAAGCTAGGCTACCATCCTTCCAATGCAGCTTCCCTTATGTTTTTACATTTGGATGTAGTAGGGGAATCTGGGAAGCTTTCTGCTAGGGCAGTActacaacaaaaagcagcactaGGGAACCACTAAACAAAGCCAGCACCCCCCTGTTGTATGCTGCTTccattctttcatttttctaagcAGTATTTCTGTGGGTTTGCACACTGCAAAGAGAGGACGTGGCCATAAGGGTGACATTGCACAGCAGCATCCAGTGAGAAGCTTTAGCTATCATTGCTAAAGTAGCTGAACCTTCACATTTGTATAGCGTACACATCTTTTAATCAGTTCCTACTGCAGTTGCTGGACACCGAGGAAACTGCTGAAGTCATCACAAACActtaaaagcagcaagagattcagctttctctctttaaataaaaataaaaccaccacacctttaataaacactttttattttaaaagtagataCATACTCGGTTAGACAACAGCTAACCCTTCCCCACCCTCAGTTCTGAATAACTTCAGAAATCCTGTCCATTTTCATTCTAGTCCTCACCTTCCCATCTTCAGTCAGCTATATGAGGGTGTTTGTATAATATATCTGAGAAGCCAAGAAAAGGGTTCTACACCATATTTTATTTAGTCTAAATATAACTATATCAAGTATCATTACAAGAATGACTAACTTAAGGTAAGTTCACTACTATCAAACTGCGGTGTCCATGCCAAATGCTGAATAGATGACAGGATAATTTGACTCCTATGAACAACCACTATGAAACAGGAAACTacttcaaaaaaacaacaacaaacaaacaacccaccccaaaaatacacccaaaataaaaaaaacacccaaccaaaacataacccaaaaaacaacccacagaaCCTAACAAAAACCACCTAGGGAATGGAAAGAGGTCAGAAAGCCTGCCTGACACATGAAATGGTACATTGCCTCTCAATTAACAAATGTTACATAAGAGCACGTGCACTTCTTCCCATGAAATGCCTGCCCTCTTGTTGAAACGCTGCAAGACTACTGAAGCAAATGAGAAGTCAACCATTTGTTCTTTGCCCAAGGTGCAGACATCACAAGGCCAAGTGTATCAACCATGTAGTAATGACGCATAACTTGCAAAGGTAACAATGAGGACAGTTATaaggtgtgtgtatatatatatacacacacacacacacacatatgttATAAGGTAAGTCTGGAAACTTGTGCTGTTTTCTTATCTGATCTGTTCACAGcaagatcagaagaaaaaagattttaagtgAAACTTCAATGAGTTAAATTTGTTCATGCCTGTTATTGCAATGGGCCTGTAGAAAAGGAAGTGCAAAACCTGAAAGTCATCAATGTACAGGCTTGGATTTTTTCATTAGTGTAGCACCACTCCAAAGTCATTATAGCTATCACTCCTACAGAGACATTAATTTCATCTTAGCATAGAAAAAACACCacggagaaaaaaaatattcttttgctACTTTGGAAGCTATATATCAGTGCATCAGGAACAGAATAAGCAGAGAAGACTATCACCAAGGTGGAACTGCTACAGGGCTGTAAGACTGGCAAAATGAGCAATGTTGTACTCCATGAGCAATTTCCTGGACTGTACAAACTGCACTCCACAGAATACTCCTCTGTAACATTATATTGTTCTTGAAACATTCCACAAAACACGGACAGCACCAGGGGAAATTCTCAAGCTTATTTAATTTTAGCTATGAAACAACCTATAAAGCCACAGGAATGTGAGTTTGTGTTGAactttaaatgttcattttctaTAGGCTCAATATGGCATTACTAACAACTTTTTGATCAAAAAAGAATGTTACCAAACATCCATTTATTAACACTTCCAAGTTTTCCTCTCTGCGTCTTCTCCTAAATATCAAACACCATTCTGTTTTGTATTGGCATTATCTTGAGACATTACTACATAAATATGGAACTCCACTGACATCACCCGAGAGCTCCCCTTCCAATGAATGGCTCAGTGCCCAGCAGTCTGTACTTATTCACTGAACCAGTCATTAAGAAATTACCATTCACTCcaaaaaaccttttttccttcagtctctgTGGAAGGAGTGGAATTTGCTAATAATTCTGTGAAAGAGAATTTGAATTTCTTAACTAATTGCATCAAAGGATATTCCTGCATTCAAGGCTGTGGTTGCAGTCCCTCTAGTtctactaatttatttttcttctttttaattgcaaaacCAGTACTCTGCTACATGGtattaaactgaaataaggCAGCTGCAAACCTTACTGCTTCTGCCAACTTAATCAGCCAACTCAAGAAAGAAGTACTGTGACCATAAGAACTAATGAAACCTGCTGTTGCAGGATTGGATTCCTTGGTAACTGGTAAGATACTATCCCATCTGAAGTCTCCCCCAGCTGTGCTTTGTCTTTTCCCCCCATGTAGAGTCACTCTGCCTGATAATGGGTTAGAGTTTGCAATACAGCCCTGGGGATTCTCATACGGcacctttcctttcctcagctTCTAAAGTTTCATGAAACCTCTAGAAATGTGGGTATCTTATATTCCTGTCTCTtccccctcccaactccttcTTCCCAAAGAAAGTTGTGCTGAAAATTTGTTGAAAGCACGGATGAGGAAGGTTGGTAGGCACAGTTGCTATCTTGGATTTTATCGAGTCTAACAAGATATCTGTATTATTAATGAATATTCTGGATAACATATACTGCTACACCTACAAAAGGCCTACTTCTGTATCTAATGCAACTGAATAAGTTTTACAGGTAAGCATCATAAGGAGTAAATTAGTACCCAGAGAATACAAGAGAAAATAAGGATGACAAGAACAGTATAATGTAATACGTACAAAAAGAATCAGAATTCCTGGAATACTCCTTGGTCTCCACAATCCAATTTCTGTgttaaattttccatttccatgaTGTATATAAAAAATCCTATCCCCCAAGTTCCTGAAGGTAACTGTcaaatttctctgttttccttctacGTACTTCTGTTTTATTGAAAGAACTCTTCAAAAAACCTAAAAAGTTAGTGATGGCTTCACAAATAAAATCCCAATTAGACAGCGTTCCATAGTCATTCAGTGAAACCAAGCGTTACACAGTGCCATAATTCTTAGGAGTTTGGAAGTGAAAGTACAGAAATTATGTGGCATACCAGCAtgaattaaaaatcagtgtctACACATAGTTTAGGGGCTAAAGGTACCTAGGGTTATTGCATTTACCTTATTTAAGGGTCTAGCTACCTAAAAGAAGCCCAAACACATTTAAAGTACTTTCACTAATTGGaatttattacaattttaaaaggaagacagaataAGAATGGGCACTTGATGCATGACTGGTCTATGGGATTTGGCATATGTTGCTGGCTAGTACAGGAGAGCTGCCATTTTCTTGGCAGACCTGCAGTGTAAAACTAAGAGGCATGATCCTTCAATGTTTACTCCCCCTTTTTCTCCATATGTGCTTAATGGTGACATTGAACAAGggattttcaaataaaactctCCCAGGCTTTGGCTGCTAAATGTTGTATCACGATC comes from the Falco rusticolus isolate bFalRus1 chromosome 3, bFalRus1.pri, whole genome shotgun sequence genome and includes:
- the PKIA gene encoding cAMP-dependent protein kinase inhibitor alpha, whose translation is MTDVESTYADFIASGRTGRRNALHDILVSSPGGNSSELALKLSELDINKAEGEGDAQRNPSEQTGEAQGEAAKQES